In Campylobacter sp. 2014D-0216, the following proteins share a genomic window:
- the gltS gene encoding sodium/glutamate symporter, protein MSFDSLSVLAISIGVLLFGMYLKKHLLILEKFCIPAPVIGGFLVSLLIWFLSFANIEVKFDTSLQIPLMVAFFTVIGLSGSFKLLKIGGKILLIYLGCCWFMALMQNFIGISMMSLFDLNKLYGILCGAVSLEGGHGNAIAFGSMVEEISDLNNAKVLAIAAATFGLISGSLLGGPVAKYLISKHQLTITTNQDIKDVDPLKHEFRIASYKDFLKSLFLILCIMCVGFFLSSKFTQYSGYSLPSYVGAMLIAIIIRNINDVFNLFKLNQYTIDTISELSLGIFLTMAMMSLKINELSTVAMPLFITLLVQVLALLLFAVFVVFRLCGKNYDSAIMCAGLMGHGLGATPNAVANMNAVCSRYNLVSRQAFLIVPLCGAVLIDIVAIPLNTYLINLFS, encoded by the coding sequence ATGAGTTTTGATAGTTTAAGTGTATTGGCTATTAGCATTGGGGTTTTATTGTTTGGAATGTATCTAAAAAAACATCTTTTAATTTTAGAAAAATTTTGCATTCCTGCGCCGGTTATAGGTGGCTTTTTAGTAAGTTTGCTTATTTGGTTTTTGAGTTTTGCTAACATAGAAGTTAAATTTGATACAAGTTTACAAATACCATTAATGGTAGCTTTTTTTACCGTGATAGGACTAAGCGGTAGTTTTAAGCTTTTAAAAATAGGTGGAAAAATTCTCTTGATCTATCTTGGGTGTTGTTGGTTTATGGCTTTAATGCAAAATTTTATTGGTATTTCTATGATGAGTTTGTTTGATTTAAACAAATTATATGGAATTTTATGCGGTGCTGTTTCTTTAGAAGGAGGTCATGGAAATGCCATAGCTTTTGGAAGTATGGTTGAAGAAATAAGCGATCTTAATAATGCCAAGGTTTTAGCAATAGCAGCAGCTACTTTTGGCTTGATTTCTGGCTCCTTACTTGGAGGCCCTGTGGCAAAATACCTCATCAGTAAACACCAACTAACCATCACAACCAATCAAGATATCAAAGATGTTGATCCTTTAAAACATGAATTTCGTATTGCTAGTTATAAAGATTTTTTAAAATCATTATTTTTGATCTTATGTATTATGTGCGTTGGGTTTTTCTTAAGCTCAAAATTTACACAATATAGCGGCTATTCTTTACCAAGTTATGTTGGTGCTATGCTTATTGCAATTATCATCAGAAATATCAATGATGTTTTTAATCTTTTCAAGCTAAATCAATACACCATAGACACTATAAGTGAACTTAGCCTTGGTATCTTTTTAACTATGGCTATGATGAGTTTAAAAATAAACGAACTTAGTACCGTTGCTATGCCTCTTTTTATCACTTTACTTGTACAGGTTTTAGCTTTATTGCTTTTTGCGGTTTTTGTAGTTTTTAGATTATGCGGGAAAAATTACGACAGTGCAATTATGTGTGCAGGATTGATGGGGCATGGTTTAGGTGCTACACCAAATGCGGTAGCAAATATGAATGCTGTTTGCTCTAGATACAATCTAGTTTCTAGACAAGCTTTTTTGATTGTTCCATTATGTGGTGCGGTTTTAATTGACATCGTTGCGATACCTTTAAATACTTATTTGATTAATCTTTTTTCATAA
- a CDS encoding formimidoylglutamase — protein MWKGRNDGNELIHQRLFKCLNSQSNNKLLGFCSSLGVERNHGRIGSELAPKIIRKNMANFAVHDDFNFDDLGDIEGFDCLELGDDMLYNKCLEILHNQHYGVILGGGHETSLAPIKALLDYKKQVGVINFDAHFDVRKQNLHTSGNSFYKAYEYAKENNYHFSYLCLGASQLSNTKALFQTMKNMQADYILDHEFENSIKAIKEFLKQNEVIYLTIDMDVFSQSIAPAVSAPAVFGISLKEILQPLKVIFESKKVFLADICEFNPHFDIDNHTAKVAAYLAYLLLRKDVV, from the coding sequence ATGTGGAAAGGTAGAAATGATGGCAATGAGTTAATACATCAAAGATTATTTAAGTGTTTAAACTCTCAATCTAACAACAAATTGCTAGGTTTTTGCTCCTCGCTAGGTGTAGAAAGAAATCATGGCAGGATTGGAAGTGAATTAGCTCCAAAAATCATAAGAAAAAATATGGCAAATTTTGCCGTTCATGATGATTTTAACTTTGATGATTTGGGGGATATTGAAGGTTTTGACTGTCTTGAACTAGGCGATGATATGCTTTATAATAAGTGTTTAGAAATTTTACACAACCAACATTATGGCGTGATTTTAGGCGGTGGACATGAAACTTCTTTAGCGCCTATAAAAGCACTTTTAGATTATAAAAAGCAAGTAGGAGTTATCAACTTTGATGCACATTTTGATGTAAGAAAACAAAATTTACACACTTCAGGAAATTCTTTTTATAAAGCCTATGAATATGCAAAAGAAAATAATTATCATTTTTCCTATCTTTGTTTGGGTGCAAGTCAGCTATCCAATACAAAAGCACTTTTTCAAACCATGAAAAATATGCAAGCAGATTATATACTAGATCATGAATTTGAAAATTCTATAAAAGCTATAAAAGAGTTCTTAAAACAAAATGAAGTGATTTATCTCACAATAGACATGGATGTATTTTCACAAAGTATAGCACCTGCAGTAAGTGCTCCTGCTGTTTTTGGTATAAGTTTAAAAGAAATTTTACAACCACTGAAAGTAATTTTTGAAAGTAAAAAAGTTTTTCTAGCAGATATTTGTGAATTTAACCCTCACTTTGATATAGACAACCACACAGCAAAAGTTGCTGCGTATTTGGCATATTTACTACTAAGAAAGGATGTTGTATGA
- a CDS encoding BCCT family transporter translates to MQKNNQRTYDLFLIITSILAVFLVIAILLANPSKALEVANFLFSKLTHTFGSFVQLFEFICVVFVIYLAFSKIGNIKLGDGKNPYSNTAWIFMFICAGLGSATMYWAFMEWAYYYLAPGLNITPQSAEALRSATSFVYLHWGITPWSVYALSSIAMCFHFYILKNKNLKISSLIANILHIKQSAVLDKIIDVVFLFSTFGGLVLTTTLSIITISAGISGIFGVSDDFYLKFILLASITAVFTFSSFVGLSRGMAILAKISCVLCFVFAILVFILGDSVFILNNIINSIGVFFSNYVSMSLYNDITGASSFNADWTVFYWLYWITYTPAVSIFVTKISKGRTIRQVIFGLIVGGCIGTWFFFGVLSSYAIDVFQSGILDVPGFISSNAGEAGVVALIKTLPFGSIFALFYFLIMMIFLASHMDATAFTISCVSTKINSENPSKYLKVFWCIMLGLIPLVMLYIKADLNTLKVAVVLSAAPFLIILAISFYGLIQWIKRIKNENCKS, encoded by the coding sequence ATGCAAAAAAATAATCAAAGAACTTATGATTTATTTTTAATCATCACATCTATTTTGGCCGTGTTTTTAGTGATCGCTATATTGCTTGCAAATCCTAGTAAAGCTTTAGAAGTAGCAAATTTTCTTTTTAGTAAACTAACTCATACTTTTGGATCTTTTGTGCAGCTTTTTGAGTTTATTTGTGTGGTATTTGTAATTTACTTGGCTTTTTCTAAAATAGGTAATATTAAGTTAGGCGATGGGAAAAATCCTTACTCCAATACAGCTTGGATTTTTATGTTTATTTGTGCAGGTCTTGGTTCTGCTACTATGTATTGGGCATTTATGGAGTGGGCGTATTATTATTTAGCACCTGGTTTAAACATTACACCACAATCAGCAGAAGCTTTAAGAAGTGCAACCTCTTTTGTTTATTTGCATTGGGGGATTACTCCTTGGTCTGTGTATGCTTTAAGTTCTATAGCAATGTGTTTTCATTTTTATATTTTAAAAAATAAAAATCTTAAAATTTCAAGCTTGATAGCAAATATTTTACATATTAAGCAAAGTGCAGTACTTGATAAAATCATTGATGTTGTGTTTTTATTTAGCACTTTTGGTGGGCTTGTGCTTACTACTACTTTGTCTATTATAACTATTAGTGCGGGAATTTCTGGAATTTTTGGTGTTAGTGATGATTTTTATTTAAAATTTATACTTCTTGCTAGTATTACAGCTGTGTTTACTTTTTCAAGTTTTGTAGGGCTTTCACGGGGTATGGCAATACTTGCTAAAATTTCTTGTGTATTGTGTTTTGTATTTGCGATATTGGTATTTATTTTAGGCGATAGTGTCTTTATATTGAATAATATCATAAATAGTATAGGAGTGTTTTTTAGTAATTATGTTTCTATGAGTTTATATAATGATATCACAGGTGCAAGTAGTTTTAATGCAGATTGGACAGTTTTTTACTGGCTTTATTGGATCACCTATACTCCTGCTGTGAGTATTTTCGTAACTAAAATTTCTAAAGGAAGAACCATTCGCCAAGTAATTTTTGGATTAATTGTAGGTGGATGCATTGGAACTTGGTTTTTCTTTGGAGTTTTAAGTTCTTATGCAATAGATGTTTTTCAAAGTGGAATTTTAGATGTTCCTGGTTTTATTAGCTCTAATGCAGGTGAAGCAGGGGTGGTGGCGTTGATTAAAACACTGCCTTTTGGAAGTATTTTTGCTCTTTTTTATTTTTTGATTATGATGATTTTTTTAGCCTCGCATATGGATGCAACTGCTTTTACGATTTCTTGTGTAAGCACTAAAATCAATAGTGAAAATCCTAGTAAATATCTAAAAGTTTTTTGGTGTATTATGCTTGGGTTGATTCCTTTGGTAATGCTTTACATCAAGGCAGATTTAAATACTTTAAAAGTAGCAGTGGTTTTAAGCGCTGCGCCGTTTTTGATTATACTAGCGATTAGTTTTTATGGACTTATTCAATGGATAAAAAGGATAAAAAATGAAAATTGTAAAAGTTGA
- a CDS encoding mandelate racemase/muconate lactonizing enzyme family protein yields MKIVKVEPIWLRVKPFNEPCEWGEDAFILKIHTDNNLYGIGESDSAAAVLKMMFEQPSTHGSCRNLSEILLGQDPRNIKKIMDDLLEGSAYYGYSGALICALSAINIALYDLLGKIYGVSVAVLLGGKRKDYLNAYATFIPSQDLKANAVKAKHLKSEGFKLLKFGGAGFGSNALSDKEIIQGIRETVGDEVKLSIDLVGLWKNFSYARERFLDIKEYNLEWIEEPVGMNNVCDYARLSEHLPCKITGGEGFYTQNEFENFIKKSKVSIVQPDITRCGGFDTMVEVEKLSLKYGCDLVPHGFSTGILLAATVQFLASSKHCDLIEYSQSTSALYTHLVKNLIPCKDGIIAIEDVVGIGVELNEELIKQYRIDIKI; encoded by the coding sequence ATGAAAATTGTAAAAGTTGAACCTATATGGTTGAGAGTAAAACCTTTTAATGAGCCTTGTGAATGGGGTGAAGATGCATTTATTTTAAAAATTCATACTGATAATAATCTTTATGGAATTGGGGAGAGTGATAGTGCTGCTGCAGTGTTAAAAATGATGTTTGAGCAGCCTAGTACGCATGGATCTTGTAGAAATTTAAGCGAAATTTTATTAGGGCAAGATCCAAGAAATATCAAGAAGATTATGGATGATTTACTTGAAGGAAGTGCATATTATGGATATAGTGGAGCGCTAATTTGTGCATTAAGTGCCATTAATATCGCATTGTATGACTTACTAGGAAAGATTTATGGTGTTAGTGTGGCTGTTTTGCTTGGTGGAAAAAGAAAAGACTACTTAAATGCTTATGCTACTTTTATTCCAAGCCAAGATTTAAAAGCAAATGCGGTTAAGGCTAAGCATCTAAAAAGTGAAGGATTTAAGCTACTGAAATTTGGTGGTGCTGGTTTTGGAAGTAATGCGTTAAGTGATAAAGAGATTATACAAGGTATAAGAGAAACAGTTGGAGATGAGGTTAAGCTTAGTATTGATTTGGTTGGGCTTTGGAAAAATTTTTCTTATGCAAGAGAAAGATTTTTGGATATTAAAGAGTATAATCTAGAGTGGATAGAAGAACCTGTGGGTATGAATAATGTTTGTGATTATGCAAGACTTAGTGAGCATTTACCTTGTAAAATTACAGGCGGAGAAGGTTTTTACACGCAAAATGAATTTGAAAATTTTATAAAAAAATCAAAAGTTTCTATAGTCCAGCCAGATATTACAAGGTGCGGGGGATTTGATACTATGGTTGAGGTTGAAAAATTATCTTTAAAATATGGTTGTGATTTAGTTCCGCATGGTTTTTCTACGGGAATTTTACTTGCTGCTACAGTGCAATTTTTAGCAAGTAGCAAGCATTGCGATTTGATTGAATACTCCCAATCTACAAGTGCACTTTACACGCATTTGGTGAAAAATTTAATTCCTTGTAAAGATGGAATTATAGCAATTGAAGATGTTGTGGGTATAGGAGTAGAGCTAAATGAAGAGTTGATAAAACAATATCGCATTGATATTAAGATTTGA
- the yedF gene encoding sulfurtransferase-like selenium metabolism protein YedF: MIIHYSLNLEGEACPYPAIATLEALKELKSGEILEILCDCPQSINSIPHDATNRGFKVLEIDQNGPSLKFLIQKP, translated from the coding sequence ATGATCATTCACTATAGTTTAAATTTAGAAGGTGAGGCATGTCCATATCCTGCCATAGCAACTCTTGAAGCATTAAAAGAGCTAAAATCAGGAGAGATTTTAGAAATCTTATGTGATTGCCCACAAAGTATTAATTCTATACCTCATGATGCAACAAATCGTGGTTTTAAAGTTTTAGAAATTGATCAAAACGGCCCTAGTTTAAAATTTTTAATTCAAAAACCATAA
- the yedE gene encoding selenium metabolism membrane protein YedE/FdhT, with protein sequence MQSFKQYFLINFWDNSKGMIILGIISAVYFGIFGSVWAVTGEMTRWGGELLELFGMDLSTYSYYQKQNLNGTPLTRIDGIMLIGMLIGCLVAAFLANKFKWRLPASKIRIFQAIVGGILSGFGARLAFGCNLANFFTGLPYFSLHTWVFTFFMILGIFTAVKVCNLSFFKPKAKLERVCKEYHKQKTYDNRAKIYFYIGMLIFILFVYYVIFMTPIQDIHLNDKKSFLPLALIFGFVFGFVISRAQICFTSCFRDLFLFGRDNAIKGALIAMIVACLIVFAFILQGHTSKVVEISPALMLGSFLFGFGIVFAGGCECGWMYRACEGQSHFMIVGIANIIGTMILALNYDHFPKALTEGIKVHLLNDFGYFNGLLINLALFAILFLLILQYKKFFFLQYNKGKK encoded by the coding sequence ATGCAATCTTTCAAACAATATTTTCTTATTAATTTTTGGGATAATTCTAAAGGTATGATTATACTTGGAATTATAAGCGCTGTTTATTTTGGAATTTTTGGTAGTGTTTGGGCTGTTACAGGAGAGATGACACGCTGGGGTGGAGAACTTTTAGAGCTTTTTGGTATGGATTTAAGCACTTATTCTTACTATCAAAAGCAAAATTTAAACGGAACTCCCTTGACAAGAATTGATGGCATTATGCTAATAGGCATGCTTATAGGCTGTTTAGTAGCTGCATTTTTAGCAAACAAATTCAAATGGCGTCTTCCAGCAAGTAAAATTCGAATTTTTCAAGCTATAGTGGGTGGAATTTTATCTGGTTTTGGCGCAAGACTTGCATTTGGTTGCAACTTGGCGAATTTTTTTACGGGTTTACCTTATTTTTCTTTACATACTTGGGTTTTTACTTTTTTTATGATTTTAGGAATTTTTACAGCGGTTAAAGTATGCAATTTATCTTTCTTTAAGCCAAAAGCCAAACTAGAACGCGTATGTAAAGAATATCATAAACAAAAAACATATGATAACCGCGCAAAGATTTATTTTTATATAGGAATGCTTATATTCATCTTGTTTGTATATTATGTTATCTTCATGACACCTATACAAGATATTCATCTAAATGACAAAAAAAGCTTTCTTCCTTTAGCACTTATTTTTGGCTTTGTTTTTGGTTTTGTGATTTCAAGAGCACAAATTTGTTTTACTTCTTGCTTTAGAGATTTATTTTTATTTGGAAGAGATAATGCCATCAAAGGAGCTTTAATCGCAATGATAGTAGCTTGCTTGATTGTTTTTGCTTTTATCCTACAAGGTCATACTAGTAAAGTTGTAGAAATTTCTCCTGCACTGATGTTGGGATCTTTTTTATTTGGCTTTGGGATAGTTTTTGCAGGTGGATGCGAATGCGGTTGGATGTATAGAGCATGTGAGGGACAAAGCCATTTTATGATAGTTGGTATCGCAAATATCATTGGAACCATGATACTTGCTTTAAACTACGATCATTTTCCTAAAGCGCTTACAGAAGGCATTAAAGTTCATCTTTTAAATGATTTTGGTTATTTTAATGGACTTTTGATCAATCTCGCTTTGTTTGCAATTTTATTTTTACTCATTTTGCAATATAAAAAATTCTTCTTTTTACAATACAACAAAGGGAAAAAATGA
- a CDS encoding adenylosuccinate synthase — MSKADIVVGIQWGDEGKGKIVDKLCENYDYVCRSAGGHNAGHTIWVDGIRYALHLMPSGVLNKQCINVIGNGVVVNPDVLISEMAQFENLEGRLFISDRAHLNLNHHALIDQARERLKGDKAIGTTGKGIGPSYEDKISRNGHRVGELLEPEKLCENLMKDFELKKTYFDALGIAMPSYDEILKDLKRFKEILAPYITDTTRMLWKALDEDKKVLLEGAQGSMLDIDHGTYPYVTSSTTISAGALSGLGLNPKEIGKVIGIVKAYTTRVGNGAFPSEDLGEDGEKIGLIGKEIGVSTGRKRRCGWFDAVAVKYTARLNGLDSLSLMKLDVLDGFDSVKICRAYEYKGQEIDYVPCDLENVKPIYEVMEGWDKVAGIRDYDLLPENAKKYIKRLEELSGVKVGYISTSPERDDTIIL; from the coding sequence ATGAGTAAAGCAGATATTGTCGTTGGAATCCAATGGGGTGATGAAGGTAAAGGTAAGATAGTTGATAAACTATGTGAAAATTATGACTATGTTTGCAGAAGTGCAGGTGGACATAATGCAGGTCACACTATATGGGTTGATGGTATAAGATATGCTTTACATTTAATGCCATCAGGTGTTTTAAATAAACAGTGTATTAATGTCATAGGGAATGGCGTTGTAGTTAATCCTGATGTGTTAATTAGCGAAATGGCCCAATTTGAAAATTTAGAAGGAAGATTATTTATAAGCGATAGGGCGCATTTGAATTTAAATCACCATGCTTTGATTGATCAAGCAAGAGAAAGACTTAAAGGCGATAAAGCTATAGGAACAACTGGCAAAGGTATAGGGCCAAGCTATGAAGATAAAATAAGTCGTAATGGACATAGAGTAGGGGAGTTGTTAGAGCCTGAAAAACTTTGCGAAAACTTAATGAAAGATTTTGAGCTTAAAAAAACATATTTTGATGCATTGGGTATTGCAATGCCTAGTTATGATGAAATTTTAAAAGATTTAAAACGTTTTAAAGAAATACTAGCTCCTTATATCACAGATACAACGAGAATGCTTTGGAAGGCTTTGGATGAGGATAAAAAAGTACTTTTAGAAGGTGCACAAGGATCAATGCTTGATATTGATCATGGGACTTATCCTTATGTTACAAGTTCTACGACTATTTCAGCTGGGGCCTTAAGTGGTTTGGGTTTAAATCCAAAAGAAATAGGTAAGGTTATAGGTATAGTAAAAGCTTATACAACAAGAGTAGGAAATGGTGCTTTTCCAAGTGAAGATTTAGGCGAAGATGGTGAAAAAATAGGACTTATTGGTAAAGAAATCGGCGTAAGCACAGGTAGAAAAAGAAGATGTGGTTGGTTTGATGCGGTTGCGGTAAAATACACTGCAAGATTAAATGGTTTAGATTCGTTATCGTTGATGAAGCTAGATGTACTAGATGGTTTTGATAGTGTAAAAATTTGTAGAGCATACGAGTATAAGGGGCAAGAGATAGATTATGTTCCATGTGATTTAGAAAATGTTAAGCCTATTTATGAGGTAATGGAAGGCTGGGATAAAGTTGCAGGAATTAGAGACTATGATTTATTGCCTGAAAATGCTAAAAAATACATCAAACGCTTAGAGGAGCTAAGTGGAGTAAAAGTGGGTTATATTTCTACAAGTCCTGAAAGAGATGATACTATCATTTTATGA
- a CDS encoding flagellar FliJ family protein, translating into MKSKYSSVIKLRKQQLDKAEANLTKTRQKLLRCEEELKEASRTCESLTLADKGSVALLRSSLKMQEIAREGKQRIKQKLDLTKKEFAHHQHLYKRAHLEFEKIKVLENEELKKIQKALQKEEEKFIDELAITRHFNKDKL; encoded by the coding sequence ATGAAAAGCAAATACTCTTCTGTGATTAAGCTTAGAAAGCAACAGCTTGACAAAGCAGAAGCAAATTTAACTAAAACAAGACAAAAGCTTTTGCGATGCGAAGAAGAACTTAAAGAAGCTTCAAGAACTTGTGAAAGCTTAACTTTAGCCGATAAAGGTTCGGTGGCACTTTTGCGATCTTCTTTGAAAATGCAAGAAATCGCAAGAGAAGGTAAGCAAAGAATAAAACAAAAATTAGATTTAACCAAAAAAGAATTTGCGCATCATCAGCATTTATACAAAAGAGCACATTTGGAATTTGAAAAAATCAAAGTATTAGAAAATGAAGAGTTAAAAAAGATCCAAAAAGCTTTACAAAAAGAAGAAGAAAAATTTATCGATGAACTTGCTATAACAAGACATTTTAATAAGGACAAATTATGA
- a CDS encoding MotE family protein: MKKIIYLFVFIGVLHAQQSCEQYFEARKEQMQEQIREYDEARQGLEAYKASFEALQKEKMQALVQKEADINASLEQIKTLKEQNERILEATKKNLQVINDKTMGRITEIYAKMKDVAVAGILSEMEPDEASRILLSLDPRKISSIMAKMDPKKASDLTLLLKNLDQNASSQ; encoded by the coding sequence ATGAAAAAGATAATATATTTATTTGTTTTTATAGGGGTTTTGCATGCTCAACAAAGTTGTGAGCAGTATTTTGAAGCTAGAAAAGAGCAAATGCAAGAACAAATCAGAGAATACGATGAAGCTAGACAAGGTTTAGAAGCTTATAAGGCTTCTTTTGAAGCTTTACAAAAAGAAAAAATGCAAGCTTTAGTGCAAAAAGAAGCAGATATTAATGCAAGTTTAGAACAAATAAAAACTTTAAAAGAACAAAATGAGCGTATTTTAGAAGCAACAAAGAAAAATCTTCAAGTAATTAATGATAAAACTATGGGTCGTATTACAGAAATTTACGCAAAAATGAAAGATGTAGCAGTTGCTGGGATATTAAGCGAGATGGAGCCAGATGAGGCATCAAGAATTTTACTTTCACTAGATCCTAGAAAAATTTCATCTATTATGGCTAAGATGGATCCTAAAAAAGCTTCAGATTTAACCTTGCTTTTGAAAAATTTAGATCAAAATGCAAGTTCACAATAA
- a CDS encoding DUF507 family protein has product MRIKPAHIPYIANKIILDLMHSSFVKIKDDSQKLLKVAKEIIEIDVLNERKLDEKAKELLESQEDEIEFMQIDRKSMFWMIKKKLANEFKFILDSEDRYNNLSHKILENLVDEDLINYNVSENRVKNLIFSSIMSYLREYEKLEDLVYEKISNYKRKLIPGSEEYELVFEKLYQEELRKKGLL; this is encoded by the coding sequence ATGCGTATCAAACCAGCTCACATACCTTATATAGCAAATAAAATTATACTTGATTTAATGCATTCTTCTTTTGTAAAAATCAAAGATGATAGCCAAAAACTTTTAAAAGTTGCAAAAGAGATTATAGAAATAGATGTTTTGAATGAGCGTAAGCTAGATGAAAAAGCAAAAGAGCTTCTAGAAAGCCAAGAAGATGAGATTGAGTTTATGCAAATTGACAGAAAAAGTATGTTTTGGATGATCAAGAAAAAATTAGCTAATGAGTTTAAATTTATACTTGATAGCGAAGATCGATACAACAACCTTTCTCATAAAATTTTAGAAAATTTGGTTGATGAGGATTTAATCAACTACAATGTATCAGAAAATCGTGTAAAAAATTTAATTTTTTCAAGTATTATGTCTTATTTAAGAGAGTATGAAAAATTAGAAGATTTAGTATATGAAAAAATTTCAAATTACAAAAGAAAATTAATCCCAGGTTCTGAGGAGTATGAGTTGGTGTTTGAAAAACTTTATCAAGAAGAGCTTAGAAAAAAAGGACTTTTATGA
- the carA gene encoding glutamine-hydrolyzing carbamoyl-phosphate synthase small subunit: protein MKAYIYIENDVFLSAKAFGESGTFFGELVFNTSLTGYQEILSDPSYAGQFVVFSMPEIGVVGVNDEDNESKEVFASGMIIRELNEDYSNFRANDSLSAYLKKHGKIGLCEVDTRFLVKMIRDHGNLRAVVSTEIKDKEELKKMLLSSAKIDEVNYVAQVSTKAKYQHTKGAWDHNKKSYEEVKSCGKKIAVLDYGVKENILNELVSVGLEVEVFPYNTKAKDLIDLYQKGGIHGVFLSNGPGEPKILQEEIAEIRKLAEAKIPMLGICLGHQLLSNAFGYETYKMKFGQHGANHPVINLTNNTVEITAQNHNYNVPEEIAEVAIITHRNLFGDNVEGVKYKNYPIISVQHHPESSSGPHESKYIFKEFLELL from the coding sequence ATGAAAGCATATATTTATATAGAAAATGATGTTTTTTTAAGTGCTAAAGCTTTTGGAGAAAGTGGAACTTTTTTTGGAGAACTTGTTTTTAACACTTCTTTAACGGGTTATCAAGAAATACTGTCAGATCCTTCTTATGCAGGACAATTTGTGGTTTTTTCAATGCCAGAGATCGGTGTGGTAGGTGTTAATGATGAAGATAATGAAAGCAAAGAAGTTTTTGCTAGTGGAATGATTATAAGAGAATTAAACGAAGATTATTCAAATTTTAGAGCAAATGATTCTTTGAGTGCTTATCTAAAAAAACATGGAAAAATAGGACTTTGTGAAGTTGATACAAGATTTTTAGTCAAAATGATTAGAGATCATGGAAATTTAAGAGCAGTTGTATCTACAGAAATCAAAGACAAAGAAGAGCTTAAAAAAATGCTTTTATCAAGTGCTAAGATTGATGAGGTTAATTATGTAGCTCAAGTTAGTACTAAAGCTAAATATCAACATACCAAAGGCGCATGGGATCATAACAAAAAAAGTTATGAAGAGGTAAAGTCATGTGGTAAAAAAATAGCTGTACTAGACTATGGAGTAAAGGAAAACATCTTAAATGAGCTTGTTAGTGTTGGTTTAGAAGTAGAAGTCTTTCCATACAATACCAAAGCAAAAGATTTGATTGATTTATATCAAAAAGGTGGTATTCATGGAGTATTTTTGTCAAATGGTCCAGGTGAGCCAAAAATTTTACAAGAGGAAATTGCAGAGATTAGAAAATTAGCCGAAGCGAAAATTCCTATGCTTGGTATTTGTTTGGGGCATCAGCTTCTAAGCAATGCCTTTGGCTATGAAACATATAAAATGAAATTTGGTCAGCATGGGGCAAATCACCCAGTGATTAATCTAACCAATAACACTGTAGAAATTACAGCTCAAAACCACAACTATAATGTTCCTGAGGAAATTGCAGAGGTTGCTATTATTACTCATAGAAATTTGTTTGGTGATAATGTAGAAGGTGTAAAATACAAAAATTATCCTATCATTTCAGTACAACATCACCCTGAAAGCTCTTCGGGTCCACATGAGAGCAAATATATCTTTAAAGAATTTTTAGAGCTTTTGTGA